The genomic interval TTATATGGtatcttacaaaaaaaaagtcacatttacagaaagatatgGTGATTGCCAGAGGTTAGGGGAAATGAGAAGAGGTTGGCAAAAGGGTACAGACTTTCAGTTATAACACAAATAAGGTCTGagaatctaatgtataacatggtgactatagttgataatactgtaaatttgctaagagagctGAACTTGTGTTCTCACACAAATAAAAGGGGGGCTGGGTAAATATGTGAAGCAAtttatgtgttaattaacttgattgtgggaaCCCTTTAacaatgtatacgtatatcaaatcatcacatcatacaccttaaatatattacaattttgtcaattatacttcaacaaagctgaaaaaaaaaagaaaaaatgtgttgAAATTGGTTAAGCCTTCTGCAGCCTGGGTCTATGAATAACTGCAGAGAGGGGataaatggaatagtattcagcagtaaaaaggaatgggCAAGATGTTACAGAGTCCCATGGAGTCATCTCCAGTTATACGTCTAAGTGAAAAACAGCAAGATGCAGAACAATGTGTATAGTGTGCTATCTAGTGCCTAAGGAAGTGCAGAAGGCTTTCTAActgaaaactaattttttaaaatggttaccTATTTGGAGTGTAACAGAGATGAGGAGacaggaaagaagccagacttctTTAAATATACTTTGTTTTGAAGTTTTGACTCTGGTACCATGAAAATTTATTACATAATAATAgacaaaattaaatcaaaagaaCTATCTATCTGTAAAAATCAAatgcaaaataaagcaaagacaCTTGTTTGTATAGTTTAATAATAAAGTTGTTTCAAATGATGCTAAgacatggtaattttattttttgtctccatTAGGATATATTCTTAAATAAGAGATatcttaaattgtttttttaataattatgttgTTAGAATAGCATATTGTTAGTCTGAAACTATTATACACAGAGATGCACACAAATAActgttaattttttgttgttagggACCAAAATTTTCagcattagaaaaaagaaataaatgtatacaaaatTAGAATTGGAAAGGTCAACATGAACtcactgaaatttattttaaaagaatctatTCTGGTGGTTTTAAGCATAAAGGCATTTATGAGAGAGTATCAAAGTATTACAAGGTCTGCAGAAGGAGATTCAGAGCTAAGCGTCCAGAAACAATGCCTGCATCAGATATTTTTCTAGATGCCTGAAGAGGGAAAAAATCTTAATCTGATGTTGCAGCTAATGGTTTGCTTCAGTATGACACAAATCTGATGCTTGAATGTACAGTCTTGACCCAGAAATTGCAGTGTTACTATGGGATCTAATCATTGCTATCATATGTTACAATTTTTCTTTCACTGAGTTTACTAAACCTACATAAAGGTTTCCACTAAACATCAAACGGTTCCTGATGTGATGCCTACTGAAAGGCTAAACTCAATCTGTTAGCCTGCAAATGTGGGACAGACTCTTTCACTGAGTTGTAACTTTTCTCTTGTGTTTAGGCTTGGATCGTTTGGATCCAATCCTTGCAGCCTGaatgcatttgtttttatataatagAACATTTATATtggcaaattctttaaaaaaggagCTGAGAATTTGCAGACCTGCTGCAGCTTACCTTAAAACTTTTTCAAAGCATGATTAAACCAAACAAGCCATTAAAAAGTACTAAACtgggcatatgtatatgtataactgattcactttgttataaagcagaaacacaccattgtaaagcaattatactccaataaagatgttaaaaaaaaaaaaaaaaagaaatgatgcacTTACATTTGATCTTGGTATGATCTCCTCTTAAGGCAGAGCTCTACCAAGAGCTTTAGGTTGCATTCCTGGCCCTACTGATGTGAAACCCAGTGAGATGAACTACTTTTCAGAGCCTGTCTAGGCCTcctgaaaatgaaaagcaatgtGTGTGATGAAAAGATGAGCATGACCTCTGGGGATTTTAAGCTTCATGATGATTTAATAGCAAATCATTGTAAATTCAGCAGACTTGACTTTCCcaataaacatttactttaaaggagaaaaaaaaaaaaagtactaaattGGGAATATAGGGTCAACAATAAGGGGATAAGAAAGATTTGGAAAGGAAGGCCAAGTTAAAGAGTCAAtgaatggcttccctggtggtgcagtggttaagtctgcctgctaatgcaggggacacgggttcgagccctggtctgggaggatcccacatgccgcggagcgactaggcccgtgagccacaactactgagcctgcgcgtctggagcctgtgctccgcagcaagagaggccacgatggtgagaggcccgcgcaccgcgatgaagagtggcccccgcttgccacaactagagaaagtcctcacagaaacgaagacacaacacaaccaaaaataaataaataaataaataaatttaaaatatggaggaaaaaaaatcattaaaaaaacatgacttgaagtttaaaaaaaaaaaaaagagtcaatgtCAATGAAGCATCATCTGGAGAAATGGTTTAAGACGTGTTCCTGTTGAAGCTTACTTATGTGTGCCTACTTGGCAAAAAGTGTGGATCACTCATTCAAATCTAAACATCAAGGGACAGAATAAAAAAACACAATCATGTAAAATACTGATCCTATCCCACTCTCCACTGTCACTTTCACCTGATAGAAATCTTTCGTCAGCTCTGCAGCATTAACAAGTAGGAGCTGGAGCTTCATGACTGCCTTCTTTGCCTATTCCTTTCCAACTGGAACGGGATATCAACCTAGCCATgttataaatattgataaatggCTGCTGCTTTCCCCGTGGGCTCAGAATGAAAGATCTGGTTTTCATGGAGTTAACAAGAGctaggggggagggaggggagcgaAGAGCAGAAGAATGGTGGAAGAGAATGAGTCCACATAGTTTTACGTAGTTGGAAATGGAAGATACAGGGACTTAATGACTTCTGTGACCCTGAATACCTCTATTATTCTTTCAATTTTCAGAAAAGATAAATTGTACTCCTATGTGGAAACGATACATCTACTGGTTCTGAGCTGTCATTTATCTTACACTACTCTTCAGTCTCTATACCAGTATTTTAGAAGTTGTCTTGAGTGAGCAGTAATCAGTTCCTCTAGGTGCCGTCTAGTTGCTGGGTTGGTACTGGTAGCAAAGTAGCAAAAGAAATTCTAGTTGGGGATACACAACTGCGTTTTATACAGTTTTATATAcgtggatatgtgtgtgtgtgtttgcttaaaTAAGTGTGTAATTTCTAACACTTGCATCTGAAATCGTCCTAATACATAGGAAATCCACTGCCTGAGATTGTGATCCTTTAAGTTAAAGCATGTTGTAAATACGGAGACTCTGTGCCCAAACTGGCTTATGTGAGGAGTTCACCTTGCCCTAATATTAAAGTTAATGTTACGGAATCAACTGGTTAAGATTCCTGGCTAGTAGCCCAGATCACAGAGCAGACTAACCCGAGTTTTAATGCAAGCGCCTCGGGCAAGTTCCAGAATTTTACTTagcttcctttcttcattttaaagtgaaaacagTATCAGTAAGGCTGTTCGTATATGCTGTACAAAATAACTGCAtggtatatatgtaaataaataacccGTTCCCGACCTACCAAGAGTTAAAACTCTAAACGCTGAATACCATTTTAAGCAGCAGACAGGAAGGGGCGGAGCGCCAACCGCAGCCCCCGCCTCACCGCCGTTAGCGAAGCAGCCGCGGCTACGTCAGGCGCAAGTGTGAGGCCAGCTGCCGCTtagcccccggcccctcccggtCACTGCCGTCTGTCGGGGGGTCCGCGGGGTCTACGGTCACCCTGCGCTCCAGGCACCACACCGGGCGAGCGGCGACACCGCGTCCATGGCCACCGCGGCGGCTCCGTCATCCTTGGCTCTCAAGGCCTCGAGCCTGGCCGCGGCCCCCGGCTCGTACGGGGTCTTCTGCAAGGGGCTCTCCCGCACCCTCCTCGCCTTCTTCGAGCTGGCCTGGCAGCTGCGCATGAACTTCCCGTACTTCTACATCGCAGGCTCCGTGGTCCTCAA from Balaenoptera ricei isolate mBalRic1 chromosome 10, mBalRic1.hap2, whole genome shotgun sequence carries:
- the SMIM10L1 gene encoding small integral membrane protein 10-like protein 1, producing MATAAAPSSLALKASSLAAAPGSYGVFCKGLSRTLLAFFELAWQLRMNFPYFYIAGSVVLNIRLQVHF